Proteins encoded in a region of the Solanum dulcamara chromosome 9, daSolDulc1.2, whole genome shotgun sequence genome:
- the LOC129903575 gene encoding uncharacterized protein LOC129903575, with the protein MGNVMGALLSGIGDIVGKLLGHPLDFLSGKACSTACAPTWDFLCYIENFCIPQLMKSAMVSILLYFVFLFFYLLYKLGICRCICHILCRTSWACFYTCVSALECCCTCLCFNLQKLLLTPRHNRRRRRHEKDIEGALVDISSNSSEAQKSIKFYDTQKRKSMREHRKEHMRKSLRPKSHRMQVQIVNDSIHHKKKNKFKNGPIDDHIRVSRRTKFAQKGTFVKGSTRPRRRT; encoded by the exons ATGGGGAATGTGATGGGTGCATTATTATCAGGTATTGGTGATATTGTGGGCAAATTGCTTGGTCATCCACTTGATTTTTTGTCTGGAAAGGCTTGTAG TACAGCATGTGCCCCAACATGGGATTTTCTTTGTTATATAGAGAATTTTTGCATTCCTCAACTGATGAAATCGGCCATGGTCTCAATCTTATTATACTTTG TTTTCTTGTTCTTCTACTTGCTTTACAAGTTGGGAATTTGTCGGTGCATTTGTCACATACTGTGTAGAACTAGTTGggcttgcttctacacttgcgTCTCTGCCTTAGAATGCTGTTGTACTTGCCTTTGTTTCAACCTTCAGAAACTTCTTCTTACACCTAGGCataatagaagaagaagaagacatgAAAAAGACATTGAAGGAGCACTTGTTGATATTTCTAGCAATTCTAGTGAAGCACAAAAGTCTATTAAATTTTATGACacacaaaaaagaaaatcaatgaGAGAACACAGAAAAGAACATATGAGAAAGTCTTTGAGGCCAAAGAGTCATCGGATGCAAGTCCAAATTGTTAATGATTCAATCCATcacaagaagaagaacaagttcAAAAATGGCCCTATTGATGACCACATTCGAGTGAGTAGAAGAACAAAATTTGCACAAAAGGGAACATTCGTGAAGGGTTCAACACGTCCACGAAGGAGAACATAA